In bacterium, the DNA window AGGGGATGGGGGGGATACGGTCGCGTGGGCGCGCGTGTCCTCACGCGCGCAGGCCTGCGGTCCGGACACGGACGACAATGCGGCTCTGGAGAGCCGCGCTCCAGGGGCGGGCTGGAAGCCCGCACTACGGCTACGAGCGGAACAACGGCGGGTGACATGCGAGAGGTCTCGGGCGAACGGATAGCGAGTGCGGTGCGGGACCTGTTCCTGCAGGCGAACTACGACTTGCCGGAGGAGGCCGTGCAGGCACTCCGGAGTGCCTTGGAGCGTGAGCGCCAGCCCACGGCCCGCAGCGTCCTGGAGACGCTGCTGCGCAACGCCGAGATCGCCCGTCGCGACCGGATGGCCATGTGCCAGGACTGCGGCCTGGCGGTTGTCTTCGCCGAGCTGGGGCGCGACTGCCACCTGGACGGCGATCTGTACGCGGCGGTAGACGAGGGCGTGCGGCAGGCATACGCCACGGGCTATCTGCGCAAGTCGGCGCTGGCCGATCCGCTGCAGCGCAACTCCAACACGGGTGACAACACGCCCGCGATCGTGCATGTGCGGCTGGTGGAGGGGGACAGGCTCACGCTGCACGCGGCCCCCAAGGGTGGCGGCAGCGAGAACATGAGCGCCCTGTGGATGCTGTCGCCGTCCGCCGGGCGAGCGGGCGTGGTCGAGCGCATCGTCGAGCGCATCGTCGAGGCAGGCGGCAAGCCCTGTCCGCCGCTGGTGCTCGGCATCGGGCTGGGCGGCACCTTCGAGAAGGCCGCGCTGCTGGCCAAGGAGGCTGTGCTGCGGCCACTCGGCCAGCCGTCCGCCGAGCCCGAAGTGGCAGAGCTGGAGCGCGAGATCCTGCAGCGTGTGAACGCCACGGGCATCGGGCCGATGGGGCTGGGCGGCGACACGACGGCCCTGGCTGTTCATGTCCAGCGCCATCCATGCCATATCGCCAGCCTGCCGCTGGCCCTCAATGTCCAGTGCCACGCCGCCCGGCACAAGACGGCGGTGCTCTGAGGCGGAGGTCGGGATCGGGGATTGGGGATTGGTCGCGTGGGCGCGCGTGTCCTCACGCGCGCAGGAATGGCGAACACGTGGGGGGGCTGGAGCCCGCACTACGGTCGGGAAGAGGCCATGACAGAGATCAGAATCGAGACTCCGCTGACCAATGACGCCATCTCCGGGCTGCACGCCGGCGATGCCGTGCTGCTGTCCGGCGTCCTGTACACCGCCCGTGACGCGGCGCACCAGCGGATTGTGGCGGCCCTGGAGGCCGGTGCCCCGCTGCCCTTTGCACTGCCGGGGCAGGCCATCTACTACTGCGGGCCGGCGCCGACGCCACCGGGGCGTGCCATCGGCTCGGCCGGGCCCACCAGCAGCTACCGCATGGACCCGTACGCCCCGGTGCTCTACCGGGAGGGGCTGAAGGCCAGCATCGGCAAGGGCGACCGCGGCCTGGCGGTGCGGGAGGCATGCCGCGAGCACTGCTGCGCGTACCTGGTGGCCGTCGGCGGAGCCGGGGCCCTGTTGGCCGACTGCGTCAGCGAGGCCGAAGTCGTGGCCTATCCTGAGCTGGGCCCGGAGGCCGTGCGGCGACTCGTCGTGCGCAATCTGCCGCTGATCGTGGCCTACGACGCCCATGGTGGCAGCGTGTTTCCGGGGGATGAACCCCTGGCGGCGTGTCCCGCAGGGACGCGGCCGTGCGAGTCCTCGCCATGATCCACAAGCTCCTGGCCGGAGTGTGCT includes these proteins:
- a CDS encoding fumarate hydratase; protein product: MREVSGERIASAVRDLFLQANYDLPEEAVQALRSALERERQPTARSVLETLLRNAEIARRDRMAMCQDCGLAVVFAELGRDCHLDGDLYAAVDEGVRQAYATGYLRKSALADPLQRNSNTGDNTPAIVHVRLVEGDRLTLHAAPKGGGSENMSALWMLSPSAGRAGVVERIVERIVEAGGKPCPPLVLGIGLGGTFEKAALLAKEAVLRPLGQPSAEPEVAELEREILQRVNATGIGPMGLGGDTTALAVHVQRHPCHIASLPLALNVQCHAARHKTAVL
- a CDS encoding FumA C-terminus/TtdB family hydratase beta subunit, which encodes MTEIRIETPLTNDAISGLHAGDAVLLSGVLYTARDAAHQRIVAALEAGAPLPFALPGQAIYYCGPAPTPPGRAIGSAGPTSSYRMDPYAPVLYREGLKASIGKGDRGLAVREACREHCCAYLVAVGGAGALLADCVSEAEVVAYPELGPEAVRRLVVRNLPLIVAYDAHGGSVFPGDEPLAACPAGTRPCESSP